The proteins below come from a single Acidovorax sp. NCPPB 4044 genomic window:
- a CDS encoding response regulator transcription factor — translation MQLLLVEDDPAMQATLQRSLARRGMEVTALGDGRAALAQWTSRPPDAVVLDLTLPGLDGLQVLQQARAQGLRTPVLLLTARGTVGDRVLGLNAGADDYLPKPFDLDELEARLRALVRRLGDLPEARPAAGAGAVVLGAIRYEKDSGAIYLGNEVMELTPREMALMHALLAQPGHAVAKERLYELVFPGQLDVQYEAIEVVVYRLRKKLAGTGLTLMTLRGLGYLLKADP, via the coding sequence ATGCAACTGCTCCTCGTGGAAGACGACCCCGCCATGCAGGCCACGCTGCAGCGTTCGCTGGCGCGCCGGGGCATGGAAGTGACCGCGCTCGGCGATGGCCGGGCCGCCCTCGCGCAATGGACCTCGCGCCCGCCCGACGCCGTGGTGCTGGACCTGACGCTGCCGGGCCTGGACGGCCTGCAGGTGCTGCAGCAGGCCCGCGCGCAGGGCCTGCGCACGCCCGTGCTGCTGCTCACCGCGCGCGGCACGGTGGGCGACCGGGTGCTGGGCCTCAATGCCGGGGCCGACGACTACCTGCCCAAGCCCTTCGACCTCGACGAGCTGGAGGCGCGCCTGCGCGCGCTGGTGCGCCGCCTCGGCGACCTGCCCGAAGCGCGGCCCGCCGCGGGCGCCGGCGCCGTGGTGCTCGGCGCCATTCGCTACGAGAAGGACAGCGGGGCCATCTACCTCGGCAACGAAGTGATGGAACTCACCCCGCGCGAAATGGCGCTCATGCACGCCCTTCTCGCCCAGCCGGGCCATGCCGTGGCCAAGGAGAGGCTCTACGAACTGGTGTTCCCCGGCCAGCTCGACGTGCAGTACGAGGCCATCGAAGTGGTGGTCTACCGCCTGCGCAAGAAGCTGGCAGGCACGGGCCTCACGCTGATGACGCTGCGCGGCCTGGGCTACCTGCTCAAGGCCGACCCATGA
- a CDS encoding sensor histidine kinase, translating to MRRSGPGRARSLRRQLLAGILVPVALFIAYNTANLYSETLSALHTAYDRTLLASAKTISEQIDVTGYDDAAQLRATVPYSALEAFEADNQSRMFYRVSNMHGEMVSGFAELPIWRGRIPARPPYAALVDFYDDEFRGRPVRVAVLLQPVASASGRGMAVIQVAETLELRRTLALQILWTTLARQALLALVVALIVVVVVQRAMRPVRQLSDQLQTRPGDDLRPIAAPGSPRELQPLVDATNHVMGRLAHLLAHQKRFVRDASHQLRTPLAVLKTQVQSALRGDAPPQQALLEIQVTVERATQLANQMLALAKVEQLRQQSAAPQTRFDEILRSVALEISPLIAQKDLDFGIHTDAVPIHAHEWMLRELTRNLLHNAIRHSPGSGVLSVDLRSDGRHAALTVSDQGPGIDAELAQRLFQPFSAGDVRAGSGLGLAICQEIVQALDGHIELVNRDDNGHIAGLDAIVRLPLHAPSATADTPALPARGQSGP from the coding sequence ATGAGGCGCTCCGGCCCGGGCCGTGCGCGTTCGCTGCGCCGGCAGCTGCTGGCGGGCATCCTGGTGCCGGTGGCACTGTTCATCGCCTACAACACCGCCAACCTCTACAGCGAAACCCTCTCGGCCCTGCACACGGCCTACGACCGCACGCTGCTGGCTTCGGCCAAGACCATCAGCGAGCAGATCGACGTGACCGGCTACGACGATGCCGCCCAGCTGCGTGCCACCGTGCCGTACTCGGCCCTGGAAGCCTTCGAGGCGGACAACCAGAGCCGCATGTTCTACCGCGTCTCCAACATGCACGGCGAAATGGTGTCGGGATTCGCCGAGCTGCCGATCTGGCGCGGCCGCATTCCCGCGCGGCCGCCCTATGCGGCCCTGGTCGATTTCTATGACGACGAGTTCCGCGGCCGCCCCGTGCGCGTCGCGGTGCTGCTCCAGCCGGTGGCCAGCGCCTCCGGCCGCGGCATGGCCGTGATCCAGGTGGCCGAGACGCTGGAGTTGCGCCGCACGCTGGCGCTGCAGATCCTCTGGACCACGCTCGCGCGGCAGGCGCTGCTTGCGCTGGTGGTGGCGCTCATCGTTGTCGTGGTGGTGCAGCGGGCGATGCGGCCGGTGCGCCAGCTGAGCGACCAGCTCCAGACACGGCCGGGCGACGACCTGCGCCCCATCGCCGCGCCCGGCTCACCGCGCGAACTGCAGCCGCTCGTCGATGCGACCAACCACGTGATGGGGCGGCTGGCACACCTGCTGGCCCACCAGAAACGCTTCGTCCGCGATGCCTCCCACCAGTTGCGCACGCCACTCGCGGTGCTCAAGACGCAGGTGCAGTCGGCGCTGCGCGGCGATGCGCCGCCCCAGCAGGCGCTGCTCGAAATCCAGGTCACGGTGGAGCGCGCCACGCAGCTCGCCAACCAGATGCTGGCGCTCGCCAAGGTGGAGCAGCTGCGCCAGCAGAGCGCGGCGCCGCAGACGCGGTTCGACGAGATCCTGCGCAGCGTGGCGCTGGAGATCTCGCCCCTCATCGCCCAGAAGGACCTCGACTTCGGCATCCACACCGATGCCGTGCCCATCCACGCCCATGAATGGATGCTGCGCGAACTCACGCGCAACCTGCTGCACAACGCCATCCGCCATTCGCCCGGCTCGGGCGTGCTGTCGGTCGACTTGCGCTCGGACGGCCGCCATGCCGCGCTCACCGTGTCCGACCAGGGGCCCGGGATCGACGCAGAGCTGGCCCAGCGGCTGTTCCAGCCGTTTTCGGCGGGCGATGTGCGGGCCGGCTCCGGCCTGGGCCTTGCGATCTGCCAGGAGATCGTGCAGGCGCTGGACGGGCACATCGAACTGGTGAACCGCGATGACAACGGCCATATCGCCGGGCTCGACGCCATCGTGCGGCTGCCGCTGCACGCTCCATCCGCAACGGCCGACACCCCGGCGTTGCCGGCTCGCGGACAATCGGGCCCATGA
- a CDS encoding RNA-binding S4 domain-containing protein, with protein sequence MTPPESMRLDKWLWCARFYKTRSLAVEEIGKGRVTINGQAAKASRELRPGDTVALRQGPMARTVVVRGLSAMRGPAVVAQQLYEETPESIAAREQAAEMRRLAPEPAASLHEGRPTKRDRRDIDQAHDWGSRWSASVDE encoded by the coding sequence ATGACCCCACCCGAATCGATGCGCCTGGACAAGTGGCTGTGGTGCGCGCGCTTCTACAAGACGCGCTCGCTGGCCGTGGAAGAAATCGGCAAAGGCCGCGTGACCATCAACGGCCAGGCCGCCAAGGCCTCCCGGGAGCTGCGCCCGGGCGATACCGTGGCGCTGCGCCAGGGCCCCATGGCGCGCACGGTGGTCGTGCGCGGCTTGAGCGCCATGCGCGGCCCGGCCGTGGTAGCGCAGCAACTCTACGAGGAAACGCCCGAGAGCATCGCGGCGCGCGAGCAGGCCGCAGAGATGCGCCGCCTCGCTCCGGAGCCCGCCGCCAGCCTGCACGAAGGGCGGCCCACCAAACGCGACCGCCGCGACATCGACCAGGCGCACGACTGGGGCAGCCGCTGGAGCGCCTCGGTGGACGAGTGA